From the genome of Methanoregula boonei 6A8:
TGAACTCCACGATATGGAGCGGGAGTACCTTGCGAGGTTTGCAGGATTATGCTGATTGCCGGGTGCGGGAGCCTCCTATCCCGTGAACTGGAGGAGACCCGGATTCCACAGTCACCGGAAACCCCTCTTTTTGCGCTTGCCATAACCGCACAGGAGATGGCCCGGGCCTATGCAGAGGACGGTGCCACATTCTTTTCCCGCGATGATCCGGTCAATGCGCTGGCCGCGTATTATTATGGCTTTGGCTGGCTGCATTTTGGCATTGCCTATGGCCTGCTTTCCCGTTCGGGAAAACCAGCCTGTCCTTTTGACGGGCAGCACGAGACCCTGCCATTGTCCCAAACTGCCCGGCTCGATGAGAAGGTACAGCGGTATGCCAGGCTGCTTGATACTGCCTGTGCTTCGGTTGTCCCCGCCCCGGAACCTGAGACCGCGGCCGGTGCGTTTGCCCGGAAAGTCATCGTGATCGGGACCAGTTACGCGCGGGGAGGGCGATCAAGCCTTGCCGCAGGTGAGCGGGAGGCTGCACTCGCACGGTTCAGTTACGGCCATGGCTGGGTAGATGCCGGGGCACGGGCCGGCCTTCTCGCACTTACGGGCAACCGTGAGATATTTACGGTATAATGAAGGGAAAGGAGCTAAAATAATAAAAAATGTTTATACTATGCATCATAACCTTTTAAGGTAAAACAAGGCAGGCCCCACCTGCCGGGATCGAACGGGACATGGAGCGATCGCAGAAGAAGTGGCTGTATATTTCCATTGGATTCTCCCTTACGGTCCTGATCGTAATCCTGTACCTCACCATCAACGCTAATACCATCCAGTACCTCAAGAAGATCAACCCCTGGTTTTTGCTCCTTGCATTTCTCACCCATGTCCTGACCATGTGTTTCTGGGCAATGCGGGTCAAGAAGATGTCAGGATCCCTTGGGTATCCCATCAAATTTTTTTACTCGCTTAACCTCGTCTTTGCCAACCTTCTTGCCGCAGCAATCACCCCGGCCCAGGCCGGTGGCGAACCTGTCCGGGTGCATGAATTGTACAAAGCAAATGTCCCGCTGGGTGATGCAACCGCGATCGTGATTATGGAGCGGGTGCTCGATGGTATCGCCCTTGCCGGCCTGGCCGCTTTTGCGATGTTTGCCCTTTCAGAGCAATGGCACAGCCTTGGGGCGATCTCGAATGTTATGGTCTACATCACGTGGATCTTTGTGGCCGGCTGCCTCTTCCTCTTCTACCTGGCCATCCGCCGGCCCGATGTGATGAAGAGGATGGCTGACCGGGCTGCACGGTTCTTTACCCGGAAATGGGAGCCTGCCCGGACAGAAGCCATCCTTGTCCGGATCGATACAGAGATCGTAAACTTCCACGCGGCAGTTTTGAGATTTGTACGGACTGCAAAATCAGGCCTTGCCTGGGGTATGCTCTTTACCCTCCTCTACTGGGTCTCGGAGATCGTCACTGCGTCCCTGATCCTCATGGGCCTTGGCCAGCCGCCGCTCTTCTTTGAATCGTTTGTGATCCAGCTTATTCTCGCCATCTTAATGATGCTTCCCTTAACCCCGGGGAGTTCTGTTATCGCCGAGGTTGCTGCCACCTCCATGTACGCGCTCTTCATCCCCGCGGCTATTGTAGGTGTTTTTGTCGTTATCTGGAGAATCGTGCTATATTACTTCAATATAGCGCTTGGGATTGTCTCCAGTCTCATCATTGTCCGGCGCGAATCAGGGAAAACCTGACGAGGTTCTTGCGCTTCCCCGGACCAACCTCAACTCTTATCATACAGCAGGGTGATCTCTTCACCGGTATGGAACAGGTCAGATGCGCGGTCCGGGGGGTCTTTGTTGCCGTAAGTGACGCGGCCACCGTACCAGCAGTGGTACTGGCCGATGAGGCCGGCCGCCTTCTGCCAATCTATGTCGGCCTCTGGGAGGCACTTGCCATCAACCGTGCACACGAGGGGGATGTACCGCCTCGTCCCTTCACCCACGACCTCTTCCTGGATCTCATGGCAAAATATGGGATCTCTGTTGACCGGCTCAGTATCGATTATGTCGAGGATGGTGTGTACTATGCACACCTGGTGCTTTTATCCGGTGGTAGGGAAGAGACCCTTGACTGCCGGCCCAGCGATGGGATCGCAGTTGCGCTGCGCGCCAAAGCCCCCCTTTTTGCCAGTGAGGCGTTGCTGAACAGTAACGGGGGAGAAAACAACCTTTCCGACATGGTCGAACTCCCGGTATTTCTCCAGAAATAAAAAAAAAGATTACCTGACGGGAACAGCCTCTATTTTCGCCTGCGCTCGAGTTCGCGGATGACCCCGGACAGGTCGACGTCCGCTGCCCGGAGCGCGACAAGAACATGGAAGAAGAGATCGGCTGCCTCTTCAGTTGTCCGTTCGGGCACGCCGTTTTTTACTGCAAGGATGAATTCGGTGGACTCCTCCCCTACTTTCTCAAGCACTTTATCGATCCCTTTTACATCCTGCAGCAGCCGGCTGGTGTATGAGTTCTCATCCGGGCAGTCTGCCCTCTCGCAGATGACCCCCCAGAGTTCCCGGATTACCCGGAGATCTACCGGTTCTTTACCCTCATGTGTCATTCCGATCCCTCCGCAAGCAGGACCTCGCCAATCTCAAGATTACAGAACCGCCGGCAAAGGATACGTGCCTTCTCGATATTGCAGCCTGCCTTTCCTATGGCGATCCCAAGATCGCTTTTCTTGTTCACCAGCACGTTGACCGGGCCCTCCTCTGCCCCGCGCTCAATTCCGATCACTTCTGCAGGTTTGAAAATATTGGTGATAAAAAGCACCGGGTCCTCAGCATACTCTACCATTTCGATGCGCCGGCCCAGAACATTCTGGAGCCTTTTGATGTTTTCGCCTTTTTTTCCGATGGCAAGACCCATGTCACCCTGGCGGATAACGTAGATCACCCGATCGAACCGGTCATCGATCACACAGTCAAGCGCTGTTGCCCGGGTGAGGATTCGCAGTTCTTCAATATAGCGTCGTTCCTTAAAGCCGATATTGCGCTCCATGTCAAAATCAATCCTATTGTATCCGCAATTTTCCGGTATTCGATGCTTGAATATATGCCGGCCTGACTGGCCAGATGGATATGCGTGATTATGAAATGATCACACGCTGCATATGTAAAAAAGTTTGGAAAAAAAACAGGGGGTGCCCTCAAGGAGGGATCAGCGGATCGTATAGGTAACCGACACCTGGGCAGTAACCGTGATGTCCCCGGATTGGATTGGAGTTGGTGCTGTTGCCGCTTTCGCGGACATCATTGTCGTGTCGTAATTGCTGTACACTACAGGTGTGTATCCCTGGCTGACGTCGGCCTCCTGGGTCCCGGTAATAGTCACGTTGAGGGCGTCGGCTACGGCATCGGCATCGGCTCTCGCGTTTGTAATGGCCTTAGTCAGAGCCTGGCTCCGAAGGGCCTGAGCCTGTTCGTCGGAAAGCATGAACTGGATGGAGTTTACCTGGTTTGCCCCGGCATTGACCGCGGTATCGATGATCTGGCCGGTGGTATTGGTATCCTTGAGGGTCAACAGGAGGGTGTTTGTCACCTGGTAGGTCGCCGCCGGACCGGAAAGGATACCATTGTCGTCCTGCTGGTTGATCTGGGTGATCGTGTAACCGGTGGTCTTCATCTGGTCGCGGGGAACCCCCGCTGCCGCGAGCGCATCCATGACATTGTTCATTGCAAGCGCGTTACTGGACTGTGCAATCTTGACATCTGCGTTCTGGGTCTGGACGGCGAAACTGATCTGAACCCGGTCCGGGGTGCCCGTGACCGTGCCGCTCCCACTCACAGAGATCACATGATCCATGCTGGTGTCTGCAGCCGCCACACAACCGATCATTGCCATGGCGAAAAGCACCAGGGCACACAC
Proteins encoded in this window:
- a CDS encoding DUF357 domain-containing protein codes for the protein MLIAGCGSLLSRELEETRIPQSPETPLFALAITAQEMARAYAEDGATFFSRDDPVNALAAYYYGFGWLHFGIAYGLLSRSGKPACPFDGQHETLPLSQTARLDEKVQRYARLLDTACASVVPAPEPETAAGAFARKVIVIGTSYARGGRSSLAAGEREAALARFSYGHGWVDAGARAGLLALTGNREIFTV
- a CDS encoding lysylphosphatidylglycerol synthase transmembrane domain-containing protein, whose product is MERSQKKWLYISIGFSLTVLIVILYLTINANTIQYLKKINPWFLLLAFLTHVLTMCFWAMRVKKMSGSLGYPIKFFYSLNLVFANLLAAAITPAQAGGEPVRVHELYKANVPLGDATAIVIMERVLDGIALAGLAAFAMFALSEQWHSLGAISNVMVYITWIFVAGCLFLFYLAIRRPDVMKRMADRAARFFTRKWEPARTEAILVRIDTEIVNFHAAVLRFVRTAKSGLAWGMLFTLLYWVSEIVTASLILMGLGQPPLFFESFVIQLILAILMMLPLTPGSSVIAEVAATSMYALFIPAAIVGVFVVIWRIVLYYFNIALGIVSSLIIVRRESGKT
- the hisE gene encoding phosphoribosyl-ATP diphosphatase, encoding MTHEGKEPVDLRVIRELWGVICERADCPDENSYTSRLLQDVKGIDKVLEKVGEESTEFILAVKNGVPERTTEEAADLFFHVLVALRAADVDLSGVIRELERRRK
- a CDS encoding NusA-like transcription termination signal-binding factor, whose product is MERNIGFKERRYIEELRILTRATALDCVIDDRFDRVIYVIRQGDMGLAIGKKGENIKRLQNVLGRRIEMVEYAEDPVLFITNIFKPAEVIGIERGAEEGPVNVLVNKKSDLGIAIGKAGCNIEKARILCRRFCNLEIGEVLLAEGSE
- a CDS encoding bifunctional nuclease family protein; this encodes MEQVRCAVRGVFVAVSDAATVPAVVLADEAGRLLPIYVGLWEALAINRAHEGDVPPRPFTHDLFLDLMAKYGISVDRLSIDYVEDGVYYAHLVLLSGGREETLDCRPSDGIAVALRAKAPLFASEALLNSNGGENNLSDMVELPVFLQK
- a CDS encoding SIMPL domain-containing protein, which encodes MQKMRLVVCALVLFAMAMIGCVAAADTSMDHVISVSGSGTVTGTPDRVQISFAVQTQNADVKIAQSSNALAMNNVMDALAAAGVPRDQMKTTGYTITQINQQDDNGILSGPAATYQVTNTLLLTLKDTNTTGQIIDTAVNAGANQVNSIQFMLSDEQAQALRSQALTKAITNARADADAVADALNVTITGTQEADVSQGYTPVVYSNYDTTMMSAKAATAPTPIQSGDITVTAQVSVTYTIR